In the genome of Microcoleus vaginatus PCC 9802, the window AAATCCCGCTCCTGCAAAAACCGAGACAGTATATTCTTTGGAGATAGTACCTACTCGCACTGCAAATCCTGGCGAAACTGCTCTGGAAATCCGCCAAACTTCCGCCCCAGGCAAAAATCCCGCCCAGCTTCCACCTTCTAAAAATCAGTTACTCGATTTACCGCCCTTTGGGAATTAGGAGTTAAAAATTCAGGAAGTGTCGCCATGGCGATTACCATCGGCAGGTGGGATTTAGTCAGCGATTCCTTGTTTTTGTTTTTCCTGCAATTAAGCGGTATTAATTCATCGGCTTCTTTATTATTCCGCACCTACAGAGGGTTTACTAATCGATGTAACTGTACTATATCCCAACCTATAATCCGCATTCAAAATTTTGAAAACTGCCAAAAAATCTGCCTCGCGCCGTACCAACCTACAGTCTTTAGATAGAATTTAATCGAGCTAAATTTTACTACTATCGACAACGACTGATGCGCGAGGAGACTTCATGAAGGCAGAGATATCCATAGTCTGGAAAAAGATTCAGAGCATGAGCGACAGCTTTATGCTCATGCTGCCTAATATTGTGCTGGCGTTAATTGTCTTTGCAATTTTTTACTGTGTGGGTAGGCAAATTAAGAGAGTGGTCAGGCGAGTTACCCGCAACCACCACCAAGCTCGAAATTTGGGGCTGGTGTTAGGACGGTTAGCCCAGAGTGCGATCGTTCTAGTGGGTCTGTTTATTGCTCTTTCGATTGTAATTCCCACATTGAAAGCTGGGGATTTGGTGCAACTGCTGGGAATTAGCGGGGTGGCGATTGGTTTTGCATTTCGCGAGATCTTGCAAAACTTCTTAGCCGGTATCCTAATTCTGTTGACGGAACCGTTCCGAATCGATGACCAAATTGTGTTTAAAAACTTTGAGGGAACGGTAGAAAATATTGAGACCCGCGCTACAACAATCCAAACTTATGATGGTCGCCGGATTGTCATTCCTAATGCGGAATTGTTTACGAATACGGTGACAGTGAATACCGCTTTCGATCAACGCCGCATGGAATACGATATTAGTATTGGTTACGGCGACGATATTGACCACGCCAAGCAGTTAATCCTGGAAGCACTGTACAGCCTGAAGGAGGTTTTGAAAGTTCCTGCACCCGATGTACTGGCGATGGATCTAGCAGAAAGTACGGTCAATATCCGCGTTCGGTGGTGGATTGCTCCGCCGCGCCGAATTGACGATCTGCGATCGCGCGACAAGGTAATTTGTGCTATTAAAAAAAAGCTATATGTGGAAAACGGCATCGATTTGCCTTATCCCACGCGGAACATCTTGTTCCACGATCGAACCGAAGAGATAGATGGCGATCGCTCCCAGCAGTGTGAAGGATGGCCCGCAGGCAAACGTAAAGTTCCGAAACCTCGTCGTATTAGTGGCTCTGTGCGAAAACTGACCCAAGGGCGATCGCAACAAGACGGCAACGGAAAATCTTAACCGCGTCACCAGTCATGAAAAATATCAAGTTGAGGAAACTTTGGGCTTCTCTGCATTTCGATCGTGAAACCGGAATTGATATCACTCGCCGAGTGATCAAAGGAGTAACAAACCAGGATTGATATGATGCCTAATTTTCAAGCAAAAACCACAGTCCGATTGCCGTAAACTAAAACACGATTTTGTA includes:
- a CDS encoding mechanosensitive ion channel family protein → MKAEISIVWKKIQSMSDSFMLMLPNIVLALIVFAIFYCVGRQIKRVVRRVTRNHHQARNLGLVLGRLAQSAIVLVGLFIALSIVIPTLKAGDLVQLLGISGVAIGFAFREILQNFLAGILILLTEPFRIDDQIVFKNFEGTVENIETRATTIQTYDGRRIVIPNAELFTNTVTVNTAFDQRRMEYDISIGYGDDIDHAKQLILEALYSLKEVLKVPAPDVLAMDLAESTVNIRVRWWIAPPRRIDDLRSRDKVICAIKKKLYVENGIDLPYPTRNILFHDRTEEIDGDRSQQCEGWPAGKRKVPKPRRISGSVRKLTQGRSQQDGNGKS